atgcacctgcaaagacactgctcagatgtgcgagtgccttttgaattttgacAGATCAGCTAATGAAATCCAGCTGGACTTATTCCCAATCCTGCCATAGGCTCCATTCAAGTCCCTTTCTGAGGCACTGTGAAACCAGACAGTTTGAAAGAGAAAAAGTCATCTGGAAGACGAGATTAGTCAGATACCACAGCGGTTCACCAAACCAATTAGGAGGGTACAATTGAGATTGGTCTATGTGTTAGGCTAAGTTATCTGCATGGCTGTGAATGGTCATACTTGTATCATGAATGTGCATTGCATTTGAGTATTGGGTCCTGATCCTTACCAACTCTCCCTCGTCTGAGTAGGGCCTGACGGACAGGATGTCCTGGATCCAGCCTGCTGTGACTGTTTCCTGGTAGTAAAGGTCATACACGTAGTCATCCTCCTGTTCACGATGCTCAACACCCACACCCTCTCCAGACACACTCAGCTTCTCACGGATCATCTTCATCGAGTTACACAGGATAGTCTCTGGGTCAGGGGTCAGCAACTGGGAAACACAGAGTGCAGTCACACAATAAGCATCATATTCAAGCCATCCAAATATTAGGCCTGTAGTATGTCAGTGGCAGGTAGGCTACAATCTGGATCAACTGAACTCATCATATGGTAACTGTTGGCACTGATACGTTTACATAGGATATCCTGGTTTTAAGAACGTTTCCCCAGTTCTAGCTAAACATTAGGGAGCCCGGCTCACACTTACCTTGCTAGAAGCTTTGTCCTGGTCCCCATCCTCCTGGATAATGTCAAACACCTGAACTTCACCCAGGCTCCAGGCATTTTTGCCTGGCTCCTCCTCTGTGGGCTCTGGCTGCGTTGAGGGGGCTGTTCTGCAGGCAGCCCTGCTCGATGGCTGGAGAGGATCCTGTATCGCTCCTCCCGCCTGGTGCTCCACTTAGCGCTCCTTAGATCTCCTGCAATCCTCTGGGAGCTGCCTGCAGAGGGGCGCAGGGCGTGGGCCATGCGGGGGCGGGTCAGTGCTTCACGAACATGTGTCTGGACCGGGGCATCCTGAGAATATAGTGACAAAGTTGGGAAACAGTTATCCTAACAAAGAGGGTTGAGAGACTAATAAGACTGGCAGTGAATTACATTAAAGATTCACTAAATTTTAGTTAACAGAACTGTTTGAGTGCGAAGAACACATTAAGATTTCTACATTGAAAATAAAACAGAAGTCAGTCATAGAAACTAGCTACCTAGCTATGACTGACTTTCAGGACCATGACCACACAAGTCATCTGCGAACAAAAGTTATTTTCTACCCAAACAGGTGTTGCGAAAGATTATTTCCTCATAGCTAGATAGTTATACAAATT
The Oncorhynchus nerka isolate Pitt River linkage group LG28, Oner_Uvic_2.0, whole genome shotgun sequence genome window above contains:
- the LOC115113558 gene encoding LOW QUALITY PROTEIN: probable RNA polymerase II nuclear localization protein SLC7A6OS (The sequence of the model RefSeq protein was modified relative to this genomic sequence to represent the inferred CDS: deleted 2 bases in 1 codon), which gives rise to MDPSTTILRVKRKRGTDPADALLLACKRIRPETTSQTAGESVPEPDDTEVENSVFKLVATVASQDAPVQTHVREALTRPRMAHALRPSAGSSQRIAGDLRSAKWSTRREERYRILSSHRAGLPAEQPPQRSQSPQRRSQAKMPGLGEVQVFDIIQEDGDQDKASSKLLTPDPETILCNSMKMIREKLSVSGEGVGVEHREQEDDYVYDLYYQETVTAGWIQDILSVRPYSDEGELVPDLVVNEEEVYEDEDDENEEGNWRNDYPDEDGEDGSDREERYGGYWEEEHSYSRRSWDRYQSEVMQELDDDDGDKDDSD